In Vibrio hippocampi, the following are encoded in one genomic region:
- the fmdA gene encoding formamidase, which translates to MAETIIKVDLSKSAYENENLHNRWHPDIPMAATVKPGDDFILECIDWTGGQIKNNDDASDVRDVDLTQVHFLTGPVGVEGAEPGDLLEVDILDIGTFEESQWGFNGFFSKQNGGGFLDEHFPEAQKSIWDFNGMFTKSRHIPGVEFAGLIHPGLIGCLPSKSMLEEWNRREKELFDTNPERVPMLAALPYAPTAHMGKMKPDEAKIAAEEGARTVPPREHGGNCDIKDLSRGSKIYFPVYVKGAGLSVGDLHFSQGDGEITFCGAIEMAGWIHLRVKLIKDGMAKYAIKNPIFKPSPITPRYDDYLIFEGISVDENGKQHYLDANVAYRQACLNAIEYLKKFGYSGAQAYSLLGTAPVQGHLSGVVDVPNSCATLWLPTDIFEFDIKPNADGPTKYLDGSVDMPLAPDLDK; encoded by the coding sequence ATGGCAGAAACAATTATTAAAGTGGACTTAAGTAAATCCGCCTACGAAAACGAAAATTTACACAATCGCTGGCACCCTGATATTCCCATGGCAGCGACGGTAAAACCGGGTGATGACTTTATTTTAGAGTGTATTGACTGGACTGGCGGGCAGATCAAAAACAATGATGATGCTTCAGATGTGCGTGATGTCGATCTTACACAGGTGCATTTTTTAACCGGTCCGGTTGGGGTTGAAGGTGCTGAACCGGGTGATCTTCTGGAAGTAGATATTCTAGATATCGGTACTTTTGAAGAGTCACAGTGGGGGTTTAATGGCTTCTTTTCTAAGCAAAATGGTGGTGGATTTCTTGATGAGCACTTCCCGGAGGCGCAAAAGTCGATATGGGATTTCAATGGTATGTTTACCAAGTCAAGACATATTCCGGGCGTGGAGTTTGCTGGTCTGATCCACCCAGGTTTGATTGGCTGCTTACCATCCAAGAGTATGTTGGAAGAGTGGAACCGACGCGAGAAAGAGTTGTTTGATACTAACCCAGAGCGGGTGCCGATGCTGGCGGCATTGCCTTACGCCCCGACTGCTCACATGGGAAAAATGAAGCCTGATGAGGCCAAGATTGCTGCCGAAGAGGGCGCTCGAACCGTACCACCTCGTGAGCACGGAGGAAACTGTGATATTAAAGATTTATCCCGTGGCTCTAAGATCTATTTCCCTGTTTATGTCAAAGGCGCAGGGTTGTCGGTAGGAGACCTTCACTTCAGTCAAGGTGACGGAGAGATTACTTTCTGTGGTGCTATTGAAATGGCAGGCTGGATCCACCTACGGGTTAAATTGATTAAAGATGGGATGGCTAAATACGCCATTAAGAATCCTATCTTCAAGCCAAGCCCAATTACACCACGCTACGATGACTACCTGATTTTTGAAGGTATCTCGGTGGATGAGAACGGAAAACAGCATTATCTAGACGCAAATGTGGCTTATCGTCAAGCGTGCTTGAATGCGATCGAGTATTTGAAAAAATTTGGTTATAGTGGTGCTCAGGCATACTCATTGTTAGGAACGGCGCCAGTTCAAGGTCACTTGAGTGGAGTCGTGGACGTGCCTAACTCATGTGCCACCTTATGGTTGCCTACCGACATATTTGAGTTTGATATTAAGCCAAACGCAGACGGACCAACCAAGTATCTTGATGGTAGCGTTGATATGCCGTTAGCTCCTGATTTAGATAAATAG
- the urtE gene encoding urea ABC transporter ATP-binding subunit UrtE produces MLELSNYCVAYGQSEVISDLNFSLKPNEIVAILGRNGMGKTTLMKSIIGMIPSRSGDLKLDGKSLNKQKSYQRVASGLGFVPQGRMIFSSMTVQENIETGLTSIGESKVPTDLYSIFPVLLEMRHRRGGNLSGGQQQQLAIARALASNPSVLLLDEPTEGIQPSIIKDMAKTLKQIRDHCGLSIVVSEQVLSFALDVADRILVIEKGKIVHDVLRDEVDERQVAAYLSV; encoded by the coding sequence ATGCTAGAACTGAGCAATTATTGTGTGGCCTATGGGCAAAGTGAAGTGATATCGGATCTGAATTTTTCACTGAAACCAAATGAAATTGTCGCAATTTTGGGGCGAAACGGCATGGGTAAAACCACATTGATGAAATCGATCATCGGCATGATCCCAAGTCGAAGCGGCGATTTGAAGCTTGATGGAAAGAGTTTAAACAAGCAGAAAAGTTACCAGAGAGTGGCTTCGGGTCTCGGTTTTGTACCGCAAGGGAGAATGATATTTTCCAGCATGACAGTGCAGGAAAATATTGAAACCGGCTTAACCAGTATTGGCGAAAGCAAGGTGCCTACGGACTTGTACAGTATTTTCCCTGTGTTATTGGAAATGCGCCACCGCCGAGGCGGTAACTTATCGGGAGGACAACAGCAACAGTTAGCCATCGCGCGAGCGCTGGCCAGCAACCCTAGTGTGCTGTTACTGGATGAGCCTACGGAGGGTATTCAACCTTCGATTATTAAAGATATGGCAAAAACCCTAAAGCAAATCCGTGACCATTGCGGTTTGTCGATAGTAGTGTCTGAACAGGTACTCAGCTTTGCTCTTGACGTTGCAGATCGAATATTAGTGATTGAGAAGGGAAAAATAGTGCATGACGTGCTGCGGGACGAGGTTGATGAACGACAAGTGGCAGCTTATTTATCAGTTTAA
- the urtD gene encoding urea ABC transporter ATP-binding protein UrtD, protein MQQSKHIPPQKDFVLSVEGLTVSFDGFKAVDDLSLYVEEKEIRVIIGPNGAGKTTVLDLICGRTKATQGSIKFKQKELTKLKEHQIVHAGVGRKFQNPSIYEDLTVFENLEISFPRGRNVWGALTFKRDQSVQDKIMEIAEMVFLKDKLHDQADLLSHGQKQWLEIGMLLIQDPELLMLDEPVAGMSVAERKQTAALLQNITQHRSVLVIEHDMQFVEDIADRVTVLHQGKVLSEGSMQRVKNDPKVIEVYLGH, encoded by the coding sequence ATGCAACAGTCTAAGCATATACCACCGCAAAAAGATTTTGTGCTGAGCGTAGAGGGCTTAACGGTGTCCTTTGACGGTTTTAAGGCGGTGGATGATTTATCGTTGTACGTCGAGGAGAAAGAAATTCGAGTCATTATTGGTCCTAACGGTGCAGGCAAAACTACGGTACTGGATCTGATTTGTGGACGCACTAAGGCAACGCAAGGTTCAATTAAGTTTAAGCAAAAAGAGCTCACCAAACTAAAAGAGCATCAAATTGTGCACGCTGGTGTAGGTCGCAAGTTTCAAAATCCATCTATTTATGAAGATTTAACAGTATTTGAAAACTTAGAAATTTCCTTCCCTCGTGGTCGCAATGTTTGGGGCGCTTTGACCTTTAAACGTGATCAGTCTGTGCAAGATAAAATCATGGAAATCGCTGAAATGGTATTCCTCAAAGACAAGTTACATGATCAAGCTGATTTGCTAAGCCATGGACAAAAGCAGTGGTTGGAGATTGGCATGTTACTTATTCAAGACCCAGAGTTATTGATGCTGGATGAACCCGTAGCCGGCATGTCGGTGGCTGAGCGCAAGCAAACCGCAGCGTTACTGCAAAATATTACTCAGCACCGTTCAGTATTGGTGATTGAGCATGACATGCAGTTTGTGGAAGACATCGCCGATCGAGTCACGGTACTGCATCAGGGAAAGGTTCTGTCGGAAGGTTCGATGCAGAGGGTTAAGAATGACCCCAAAGTCATTGAAGTGTACCTAGGTCATTAA